The DNA window CGACAAGGAGTCGAGAGTTATATAAAAACCTCGAGCTTTGTGTTTGCCACTAACCCGTCAGCCGCGCAAATATCAGAACTCGTTCGGAGTGATTTGTAAAGCCGCTCATGAATAAGTTGTTCGTCAATAATGATGtttatcacgtgatttagCCGTTTTTCCTCAAgcctttttttttcattgtATAAAAGATTCCAAGAAACTTGCGCATCCAACATGGTTTCAAGTATTGCAATAGAGGCTTCTAAAAGAGTTATTTGATCCATTTGTGAACTAATTCTGTAGTCCAGATTTGATTTAGAAGTATCTTAATCTTTGCGTCCCTCTGAAGGAATTAAACATGCAGTCTGTTGATCGTTCAAAGTTTGCTCCTCTCAAGAATGACTTGATTTTAAGAGCTGCGAGGGGAGAAGCAGTAGAGAGGCCACCATGCTGGATTATGAGGCAGGCGGGTCGCTATTTGCCTGAATACCATAAGGTTAAGGATGGTAGAGACTTTTTTGAGACTTGTCATGATGCAGAGATTGCTTCAGAGATTACTATTCAACCTGTAAAACGGTATGCCGGTTTGCTTGATGCTGCGATTATCTTTTCGGATATTCTTGTGATTCCTCAGGCGCTGGGGATGCGAGTGGAGATGTTGGAAGGCAAAGGTCCGCATTTTCCTGATCCGCTGCGGACACCAGAGCAATTGGAAACTGTACTACAGTACAAGGTGGATGTTCTCAAAGAATTGGACTGGGCGTTCAAAGCAATAACGATGACTAGAATCAAGTTGGCTGGTCAGGTTCCACTATTTGGGTTTTGTGGTGCGCCGTGGACCCTACTTGTATATATGACAGAAGGTGGCGGGTCTCGGCTATTTAGATTTGCCAAAGAATGGATTAACAAGCGTGCTGACTTGTCTCACACGTTGTTGCAAAAAATCACCAATATAGCTGTCGAGTTTTTGGCCCAACAAGTTGTAGCAGGCTGCCAAATTTTGcaagtttttgaaagctGGGGGGGTGAATTGAGTCCTGCTGATTTTGACGAATTCTCACTACCATACTTGAAACAAATTGCTGCCAGGGTCCCTGAAAGATTGAAGGAATTGGGTATTACTGAACATGTACCAATGACAGTTTTTGCCAAGGGATCTTGGTACGCACTGGACAAGTTGTGCAGTGCTGGCTATAATACTGTTTCTTTGGACTGGTTATGGAACCCAGCTGATGCCGTAAAAGTTAACAATGGTAGGGTTGTTTTACAAGGTAACCTCGATCCAGGCGTTATTTATGGTACTAAGGAAGTAATAACAAAGAAAGTGGAATTCATGATTAAGGAATTTGGCGGCGGTAAGAAGAATTACATTGTGAACTTCGGTCATGGTACGCATCCTTTCATGGATCCTGAGAAGGTCAGGTATTTCTTGGAAGAGTGCCACAGAGTTGGTAGTGCCCAATAGTGAAGTAGCTTAAATTATAATGCATAGATTATCATCTATATAAACTGTTCTATATGTAGGATTGTCTATTATGCTGTTTCTATTGTAAGTTGGCAGTAAAGAACGATTTCATtctttatgttttttgtcTCGAGTCCTCAGGTTAAAAATTGTTCGAACCTAAAACCTGCTGTACAAGAATCATCACACATATACGGTGAGAACTGAAAACCCTAGAGCACTAGATGTCAGATgctttaaagaagaataaCCTCTATATCTATGATCTATCTTCGGATGTTTTATCATCCTTGGAATTGATGGTCTTTGATGGGCTTGTCTCTGAAGTTTCGAAACAGGAACCCATCTCAACTACTGTAGACCAGGCTCCAATTGAAAGCGGTTCTAAGAAATGTACTTCATGTGGAATCGAATTAGAATCTTTGGATTTGTCACGAGCCCATTTCAAAGGTGATTTTCATAGATATAATCTTAAAAGGAAAATAAATGGTCTTGCTGCCATTCCatctgaagaatttgatgcAATCACAGCAGCTAGCGATGTTGAGAGTATATCATGGTCGGAGAGTGATAGCTCGAGCGATAAGTctgatgttgaagatatcTACAGCGGTGTTACGGATAAATTGTCTACAATCTTCGAGAATGAGATGAGAAACCTCAACATCTCACAGGAAGAGAAGCAGGAAGGGGAATCACTCCTTCCTAGCCACTTGAACACAAGGTCTGCGCTGCTTTTTCTAAAGTCTAAGCTCTTGAAAGCGAACAAATTATTTGGGATTTACAAGCCTTTGTTCAACGCTGAAACCATCCTTAACCCGCTGGAAACAATAAACCTATGGAAACAGGAAGATCAATCTAGGAAACAATCTGCATTATTTATGATCGGTGGGGGACATTTTGCTGGTGCAATTGTCTCTCATCAAAGATCTACTCTTACTGGAACATCGCGGAACTCATCAGGATCACCGCAAGAACAATGCGTCAACTTTTTAGTGTCTAAAACATTTCATAGGTATACCACTAGAAGGAAACAAGGTGGCTCACAGTCTACTATGGATAATGCAAAGGGGAAAGCTAATTCGGCAGGCTCTTCATTGCGTCGCTACAATGAAGCTGCTTTAAAGAATGATGTCCAAGTATTGTTGAAACAATGGGAGCCTTATTTGAGTAAGTgtgaaaatatatttattagGGCAAAGAGTGCTTCTGATAAGAAGATATTCACTGAAGGAGACGTGTGCTTAAAAAAAGGTGATCCAAGGATTAAATCATTTCCATTCACTACCCGAAGACCGACTACCAATGAATTAAAGAGAGTTTGGTGTCAGTTAACATATCTACAAATAGCTGAGAAACCAAGACCTGTTTTAAAAGATCCAAGATCTGTGAACAAGGTTATAGCCACTCCAAAAGAAGACAATAAAATTACTGAACAAGTATTAACACCCGCAGAAAAACACACTCACGAATTGATAACCCTCCTAAAGAAATCAAGGGCTCCTCAATTGGTAACgtatatcaaaaagaatCAAATTGATGTGAATTTCGTTTTAGAGCCTGTTAAAGAGTATATACAGACACCGACTATGCTTCACTTTGCTGCATTTAACTCACTGAAAAACATGGTCCTTATTCTTTTATCCACTTTAAAATGTAATCCTACAATTGAGAACGAATTTGGAAAAACAGCTTGGGATTTAggtaagaagaaggatgTTAAACAAGCCTTTCAGATTGCAAGATATAATTTAGGTGAGTCTTTCGTGGATTGGGAAAAGTCCCATATTGGCAAGCCCTTGAGCAGAGAAGAAGTAAATGAAATGAACCAAAAAGAAGctgaacaagaacaacaagaGGTGGAAAAAGtaataaaagaagaattggaaattGTTAGAggacaacaaaaaaaacagcAAGAGTTAAAGCGGGGTGTTGGCAGAATGCTCAGTCAGCCGACAGACTTGGAAAGAACTATGAACTCTCTGACTGATGACCAAAGAATGAAGCTAATGCGTGAGCAAAGGGCAAGGGCCGCTGAGGCGCGGATGCGTCAAAATTTgcagaaataaaaaactaatATTAGTACCATTCAACGTGGTTATTATAGATTAGTGATTGCAACATTAGATTCTATTTCATTCTATACTTGAACACACAAATGCAAAAGTCATAACATTAGGGAGATCGACTAATGTTCTTTCAATGATTGGATCTCTGAGATCCGCAATTAATTCAGGGTTTATATGCCTATAGCCAACTAGACACTTTCTCATTAATTCGTTCTTTAAGGCTGACGCTTCTTTTTGATGCTCTTCTACCATATCTTTGAAGTCAGATGCACACATCCAACCATCCGTATTAACTTCGCTAGTACTTTCTTTATCAGCAGAGTGAGGCTTGCAAAGGTCTTTTTCCTCGAACTGATG is part of the Eremothecium cymbalariae DBVPG#7215 chromosome 2, complete sequence genome and encodes:
- the HEM12 gene encoding uroporphyrinogen decarboxylase HEM12 (similar to Ashbya gossypii AGL210C); translated protein: MQSVDRSKFAPLKNDLILRAARGEAVERPPCWIMRQAGRYLPEYHKVKDGRDFFETCHDAEIASEITIQPVKRYAGLLDAAIIFSDILVIPQALGMRVEMLEGKGPHFPDPLRTPEQLETVLQYKVDVLKELDWAFKAITMTRIKLAGQVPLFGFCGAPWTLLVYMTEGGGSRLFRFAKEWINKRADLSHTLLQKITNIAVEFLAQQVVAGCQILQVFESWGGELSPADFDEFSLPYLKQIAARVPERLKELGITEHVPMTVFAKGSWYALDKLCSAGYNTVSLDWLWNPADAVKVNNGRVVLQGNLDPGVIYGTKEVITKKVEFMIKEFGGGKKNYIVNFGHGTHPFMDPEKVRYFLEECHRVGSAQ
- the VMS1 gene encoding Vms1p (similar to Ashbya gossypii AGL211C) — encoded protein: MSDALKKNNLYIYDLSSDVLSSLELMVFDGLVSEVSKQEPISTTVDQAPIESGSKKCTSCGIELESLDLSRAHFKGDFHRYNLKRKINGLAAIPSEEFDAITAASDVESISWSESDSSSDKSDVEDIYSGVTDKLSTIFENEMRNLNISQEEKQEGESLLPSHLNTRSALLFLKSKLLKANKLFGIYKPLFNAETILNPLETINLWKQEDQSRKQSALFMIGGGHFAGAIVSHQRSTLTGTSRNSSGSPQEQCVNFLVSKTFHRYTTRRKQGGSQSTMDNAKGKANSAGSSLRRYNEAALKNDVQVLLKQWEPYLSKCENIFIRAKSASDKKIFTEGDVCLKKGDPRIKSFPFTTRRPTTNELKRVWCQLTYLQIAEKPRPVLKDPRSVNKVIATPKEDNKITEQVLTPAEKHTHELITLLKKSRAPQLVTYIKKNQIDVNFVLEPVKEYIQTPTMLHFAAFNSLKNMVLILLSTLKCNPTIENEFGKTAWDLGKKKDVKQAFQIARYNLGESFVDWEKSHIGKPLSREEVNEMNQKEAEQEQQEVEKVIKEELEIVRGQQKKQQELKRGVGRMLSQPTDLERTMNSLTDDQRMKLMREQRARAAEARMRQNLQK